The Gemmatimonadales bacterium genome includes the window CCTTGCGCTTGTCCGGCTCCGCCGACGGCAGGTCGATCTTGTTGAGGACGGGAATGATCTCGAGGCCGGCCTCGAGCGCGAGGAACAGGTTGGAGACCGTCTGGGCCTGCACGCCCTGCGCGGCGTCGACGACCAGGATCGCGCCCTCGCACGCGGCGAGCGAGCGGGAGACCTCGTAGGTGAAGTCCACGTGCCCGGGCGTGTCGATGAGGTTCAGCTCGTACTGCCGGCCGTCCTTCGCCGCGTACGCCATCCGCACGGCGTTCAGCTTGATGGTGATGCCGCGCTCGCGCTCGAGGTCCATGGTGTCGAGGACCTGGTCCCGCATCTCCCGGCGGCTCAGGGTGCCGGTCGCCTCGATGAGGCGGTCGGCGAGCGTGGACTTGCCGTGGTCGATGTGGGCCACGATGCAGAAGTTGCGGATCCGGGCGGCGTCCATGAGAGGGCAGAAAGATAGCGCTCAGGGGGCGGAATAGTTGCGAGACGCCGAGTTGCGAGTGGTCCCGAGGCTCGAGAGAACAGCGCTCAGAACAGGCTGGGCTCCTCCGCATCGCCCGCCGGCGCCTCGCCGGGCTCGGCGTAGGGCTCGAGCGCCTCGCGGTAGGTGGCGAACAGCACCGGCGGCGCCTTCACCCGGCCGCGGTCGAGCAGCGCGCGCAGCATCAGCGCGTTGGCCGGTCCCTTGCCCTCGAAGTGGTTGTTGGTGATGACGTAGACGTCGGCCACGGCCTCGTTCGCGGCCAGCGTACGGATGCGCTCCACCCAGGGCCCCAGCTCCTTGGCGGAGTAGAGATAGTCGTAGCGTTGCGCCGCGTCCTCCTGCTCCCCGAACCAGTGCTCGTAGTTGCGGCCGTGGAAGCGGACGTAGCCCACCGCGCTGGTGGCGTGCGCGGCCGGCGCGAACGACTGGCCGATCAGCGGCTGGTCGATGTTCGCGACGCCGACGCCGAGGTCGCGGAACAGGGGCAGCTGGTCCTCGTGCGCCCACCCGCCGTGGCGGACCTCCACCACCAGCGGCCAGCCGCGGAACGCCTCGGCCAGCCGCGCGAGGGTCTCGCGGCTCGCGGGCCCGGGCTTGAACGACCACGGGAACTGGGCGAGCAGCGCCCCGAGACGGTCCTCGGCCCGCAGCACCTCGAGGCCCTCGGTGACCGCGCGCAGCTCCTCGGCGGCCCAGGCCGCCGCGCGCTCGTGGGTGAAGCGCTGCCACAGCTTGACCGTGAAGCGGAACCGCGGATTGTGCGCCGCGCGGCGGACCCACGACGCGAACGTGCGCGCGGGCTGCGGACGGTAGAAGGTGGAGTTGACCTCGATGGTATCGAAGTAGGAGGCGAGGAAGCCCAGCGCGTCGAACCGCGACGGGACGTCGGCGGGGTACACGTGGCCCGGAGAATCCGGGTACGACCAGCCGGCGGGACCGACGCGGATCACGGCGTGGCCCGACGGCCGGCGCGCGCGGTCCGCGGCGCGGCGGCCGCGCACAGATACGCGAGCTGGAAGCGACGCCCCGTCATCGGCGCCTCCGCGGCCGGGGAACGTGAGCGCCAATATCCGGGACGGCCGCGCCCGGCGGAAGGGTGGGTCTACTCCCCCGCAGGCGCGACGATCCGCCGGTAGCTGTCCGGATTCCACTCCGGCCGTGCCGTCGCGTCGGCGACCGCCAGGCCGAGGTAGAAGTCGAGCTGCACGATCCGGGCTTCCTGCTCGGCGTCGATCTTGTCCACCGAGTCGGTCGGCCGGTGGTAGTCGCGGTGCAGGCCGGTGGTGAAGAACAGGATCGGCACGCCCCGGCGCGCGAAGTTGTAGTGGTCGGACCGGAAGAACAGGTGCTCGCGGGGCAGGGTGTCGCCCAGCACCCGGATCCGCAGCTCCGGGTGGCTCGCCGCGACGCTGTCCGCCAGCGGGCCGAGGGACGAGTGCTCCTTGCCGATCGCCAGGACGCCGTCGCTCGGGTTGCGGCCGATCATGTCGGTGTTGAGGTCGGCCACGGTGGCGGCGAGCGGGAACGCCGGGTGGGCGACGTACCAGCCGCTGCCCCACAGGCCGCGCTCCTCGCCGGACACCGTCATGAAGACCAGCGAGCGCCGCGGCCGGGGCACGAGCCGCGCGTAGGCCTGCGCGAGCTCCACCACGGCCACGGCGCCGGAGCCGTCGTCGTCGGCGCCGTTGCAGATGGTGTCCGCGCCCGCCGCGCGACATCCCTCGTCCCCGCTCGCGGTGCCGATGTGGTCCATGTGCCCGGTGAAGAAGACGTATTGGCCCCTGAGGGCGGGATCGCTGCCCTCGAGCACGCCGATCACGTTGGGCGCGGAGGCGTCGCGCTCCACCGCGCGCCGGACGTCCACCGTCGCGGTGACGCCGGCGAGCGCCACCA containing:
- a CDS encoding M28 family peptidase, with the translated sequence MTRRTARLLVAAALAAAAPLPPLAAQSPAARDAAGIRRAAESITAADIRRRIGIIADDSMLGRATPSPQLEEVAAWVAGEFARAGLAPAGDSGGFLQRYGIRRLRVDSSSFVMAMGHGAHGHWLLGREAAKVFGRPPAAPLTAPVVLVAGIPADTVRPFGAVPMAGTIVVQVLDTSRINNGLVPLVTAGVAAGVKAWIFVSNRSAREFEAMAHGALMPAYEVGDEVRGPLDISLYEVRDSSAAELLRAAGADPAALLAPGAAPAVVALAGVTATVDVRRAVERDASAPNVIGVLEGSDPALRGQYVFFTGHMDHIGTASGDEGCRAAGADTICNGADDDGSGAVAVVELAQAYARLVPRPRRSLVFMTVSGEERGLWGSGWYVAHPAFPLAATVADLNTDMIGRNPSDGVLAIGKEHSSLGPLADSVAASHPELRIRVLGDTLPREHLFFRSDHYNFARRGVPILFFTTGLHRDYHRPTDSVDKIDAEQEARIVQLDFYLGLAVADATARPEWNPDSYRRIVAPAGE
- a CDS encoding DUF72 domain-containing protein translates to MRGRRAADRARRPSGHAVIRVGPAGWSYPDSPGHVYPADVPSRFDALGFLASYFDTIEVNSTFYRPQPARTFASWVRRAAHNPRFRFTVKLWQRFTHERAAAWAAEELRAVTEGLEVLRAEDRLGALLAQFPWSFKPGPASRETLARLAEAFRGWPLVVEVRHGGWAHEDQLPLFRDLGVGVANIDQPLIGQSFAPAAHATSAVGYVRFHGRNYEHWFGEQEDAAQRYDYLYSAKELGPWVERIRTLAANEAVADVYVITNNHFEGKGPANALMLRALLDRGRVKAPPVLFATYREALEPYAEPGEAPAGDAEEPSLF